The following proteins come from a genomic window of Penaeus monodon isolate SGIC_2016 chromosome 22, NSTDA_Pmon_1, whole genome shotgun sequence:
- the LOC119587571 gene encoding uncharacterized protein LOC119587571, with product MVTFRCTEGLRREGVEGGRRRASGAIQCVKNLNGNWGWNDTLVLPCFMWCPDGFVSPKDGMCLHFSQDKAEFGLAEASLKCAAKHHSSLAKFQSLADLRDSEKDVFYYTQYTTDGSTMFPETIPSDFVCDSTFEQCQVGSRYFFFYENDRKRDQ from the exons ATGGTGACTTTTCGCTGCACGGAGGGCctgcggagggagggggtggaggggggccgGAGGAGAGCCAGCGGTGCCATCCAGTGCGTGAAGAATTTAAATGGCAACTGGGGATGGAATGACACTCTGGTCTTGCCGTGTTTCA TGTGGTGTCCGGATGGTTTCGTTTCCCCGAAGGACGGAATGTGCCTCCATTTTTCACAAGATAAAGCGGAATTTGGCCTTGCTGAGGCTTCTTTGAA ATGCGCAGCGAAGCATCATTCCTCGTTGGCGAAATTTCAATCTCTTGCCGACTTGCGAGATTCAGAGAAAGATGTATTCTACTACACACAGTATACCACCGA cggCAGCACGATGTTTCCCGAGACCATTCCATCAGACTTCGTTTGCGACAGTACCTTTGAGCAGTGTCAGGTCGGATcccgttattttttcttttacgaaaatgacagaaaaagagatcaatga